GACCCCGCTCAACCCGGCGGCGGGACCGATCGAGATGTAGCGGGTGGGATCGCCCTCGGGGGGTTCGACCTTGACGACGTCGGCGCCCATGTCGGCCATCACCTGGGTGCAGTAGGGCCCCATCACCATCGCGGTCAGGTCGACCACCCGTATCCCGCTCAGCGGGCCGCTGGGAACGGTGTTCACCGGTCATTGTCCGGACAGATATGTTGCCTCTTCATAGCGAAGAACACTATTCCGCAGTGCTTATTCAGTCGTCAAGGGGACAGCGTGAAGTCATCGTGGCTATTGTCTGGACCATTAGTCGCTTGCTATCGTCGGCGACCATGACCGATCTGGCCGCGATGTCCCCGTCGCCGCTGCCCGGCGCCCGCGCGGAGGCCACCGAGCCCACCGTCGCGCCGGGCTGGCGGCTGCAACCGATCACCCGCGCGAGTCGACTGTTCGGCGCCAACGGTCTGCGCACCGGGCCCGACGGCCGGGTGTACATCGCCCAGGTCACCGGCAGCCAGATCAGCGCGTTCGATGTCGCCAGCGGGGCGCTGGCGACGGTCAGCGCGCGCGGCGGGGACATCGTCGCGCCCGACGATGTCGCCTTCGACGGGGCCGGGCGACTGTATGCCACCGAGGTGATGGATGCGCGCGTCAGCGTGCTCGACACGGCCGGACGCAGCCGGGTGCTCCGCGACGACCTGCCGTGCGCCAACGGGATCACGGTGCACCACGATCACCTGTTCGTCGGCGAGTGCCGTGACGGCGGGCGTCTGGTGCACCTCGACCGGGACACCGGGGCCCAACGCGTCCTGGCCGAGAACCTTCCCTCGCCCAACGCGATGGAGGTCGGCCCGGACGGACTGCTGTATTTCCCGTTGATGACCGCCAACGAGATCTGGCGGATCGACCCGTTCGCCGCCGAGCCCACCGCACCGCAGCGGGTCGCCGGTGACCTCGGTGTGCCCGACGCGGTGAAATTCGACGCCGACGGGTACCTCGTCTCCACCCAGGCGGCCAGCGGCCAGGTGCTGCGCATCGATCCGCGCACCGGCGACCGGACGGTGCTCGCGCAGCTCAGCCCCGGTCTGGACAACTGCACCTTCGTCGGCGATCGGCTGTTCGTCTCGAACTTCACCGGCGCGATCACCGAGATCCTGCCCGACGGCCAGACCCGCACCGCGTTGCCCGGCGGACTGAACTGGCCGCTGGATCTCACCGTGGACGCCGAGGGCACCGTCTACATCGCCGACGGCACCAACTTCTACGCGGTCGGCCCCCGGGGCCGCCTCGACACCGTGGGCATGCTGTTCTCCCCGGGCTACCCCGGGTTCCTCCGCGGGGTTCAGGCCGTGGGAGCCGGACAGTTCATCACCACCACCTCCGGTGGACAGCTCTGCCGGTACACCCCGGCACAGGCGCGCACCGAGGTGCTCGCCGACGGCTTCGACCAGCTCTACGGGGTGGCGGTGACCCCCGACGGTGCGGTGGTCACCGAGTTCGGCACCGACCGCGTGCTGCACGTGCGCAACGGCACCGTCGACGTGCTCGCCAGCGGCGTGCACCAGCCGGTCGGGGTCGCCGTCGACGGCGACGGCTCGGTTCTGGTGGCCGAATCCGGCGCCGGGCGGGTGCGTCGCGTCACCGGCTCCGGCGTCCAGACGGTGGTCGACGGGTTGACACGACCACAGGGCATCCTGGTGGCCGACGGGTACCTCTACGTCGTCGACGCCGGCGCCCGACAGCTGGTCGCCGTCGACCTGCACACCGCGGCGCGCCAGACCATCGCCGCGGACCTGCCGATCGGTCCGCCGCCGGGCGTGACACCCAAGCCGCTCAAAGGGATGCCGCCGTTCAGCGGCCCGCAGGGGCCGTTCGCCGGCATCGCGCGCCGATCCGACGGGGTCTTGTTCGTCTCCGCCGACGGCGATGGCAGCGTCCTGGCGCTACAACCGGTCGCCCCGTGACCGACCACCGTTACCTGCGGGTCGCGCGCACCCTGCGCAAGCAGATCGCCGACGGCGTCTACCCGGTCGGCGCGCGGCTGCCCACCGAACACGAACTCTGCGAGCAGTTCGAGGTCAGCCGATACACGGTCCGTGAGGCGTTGCGGCGGCTGCGCGAGGACAACCTCGTCGCCTCCCGACCCCGCGCCGGCACCGTGGTGATCCCCCGCGCCGCGACGAACTCCTATGCCCAGAGCGCGGTGTCGATCAACGACCTGCTCGCGTTCGCCGCCGGCGCGCGGTTCCAGATCGACACCAATGCCCTGGTCACCCTCGACGACGAGACAGCCGAGCGGACCGGGCTGCCCGCCGGGAGCGACTGGTTGGCGGTGCGCGGCCACCGGCAGGCCGATGACCAGGCGGCGCCGGTCTGCCGCACCGAGTACTACATCAACCGGACCTTCGCCGCCGTCGGGCGGCTGTTGCAGCGCCATTCGGGACCGATCTTCCCGCTCATCGAGGACATGTTCGGCGTTGCCGTCACCGAGGTCAACCAGCAGATCTCCGCCGTGCTGGTCGACGCGGAACTGGCGCGCACACTCAAGGTCGACCCCGGTACCGCCGCGTTGCAGATGCAGCGCAGCTACACCACCTCCGAGGGCGCGATCGCCCAGGTGACGGTGAACACCCATCCCGGCACCGGTTATCGGCACTCGATGACGCTGCACCGGGTCAGTGGCTGCAGCGACCCATGATCGCGCGCGGCAACCAGGCCCTGGCCGCCGATGCGCGCTCACGCGGCCTGTGGGTCACCACGACGCTGGCCGACGAACTCCGCGTCGCGGCGCATCAGACCCCGCAACGGCCGTTGCTGATCGACGGCGACGTCCGGCTCACCTGCCGACAGGTCCACGCTCGGGCGAGCGCACTGGCGGCGGTGATGGCCGACCGGCTGCCGACCGGCAGCGTCGTGTCGTTCATGCTGCCCAACTGGCATGAAGCGGCCGTGGTGTATCTGGCGGCGACCATGGCCGGGATGGTGATCAATCCGATCCTGCCGTCGCTGCGCGAGGCGGAGCTGAGGTTCATCCTCGCCGATGCCCAAAGCCGGATGGTGTTCATCCCCGAGACGTTCCGCGGCCACGACTACGCTCAGATGTTCGCCCGGGTGGCCACCGGACTCGACGCCCCACCGGAGGTGGTGGTGGTGCGCGGCGATGCGCCGATCCACACCGACTATCACACACTGGTCGAGACGGCGCCGGTCGGCGCACCGCCACCGCACCCGCCGCTCGACCCCGATGCCGTCCATCTGGTGCTGTACACCTCCGGCACCACGGGGAGAGCCAAGGGCGTTCTCCATAGCCATAATTCGATCCATGCGTTGATCCGGCAACTCGGCACGCACTGGCGGATCGTGCCCGGCGACCGATTCCTCGTTCCGTCGCCGATCGCGCACATCGGCGGGTCGATCTACGCCTTCGAGTGCCCGCTGCTGCTGGGGACCACCGCGGTGCTGATGGACCGCTGGGAACCCGATGACGCAGTGCGCCGGATGCTCACCGAACGCTGCACCCACGTCGCCGGTGCCACACCGTTTTTGGCGCACCTGCTCGCCGCCGCCCGCCGGGCCGGCACCCGGCTTCCCGACCTCAAGGTGTTCATCTGCGGGGGCGCGGCAGTACCGGCGACGCTGATCCGCGAAGCCGCCGGGTACTTCCCCACCGCCCGCATCACCCGCGTGTACGGATCCAGCGAGGTTCCGGTCACCACCGTGGGCGCTTTGGGCGCCGGTGAGCAGTCGTATGCCGCCGACACCGACGGCCGGGCCGGTATCGCCGACATCAAGCTGGTCGACCACCACGCCGCCCCGCCCGGCGGTGGCGAGATCACCGTCCGCGGGCCCCAGATGTTGCTGGGCTATCTGCATCCCGAGGACGAGGACGGCTGCTTCGACGCCGACGGCTACTTCGCCACCGGCGATCTCGGCCGCTGGGTCGATGACGACTACCTGCTGGTCACCGGTCGGGCCAAGGACGTCATCATCCGCCACGGCGAGAACATCGCGGCCAAGGAGGTGGAGGACATCCTGGTGGCGCATCCCGGGATCGCCGAGATCGCCGTGGTCGGTCTTCCCGATGAGCGCACCGGCGAGCGTGCCTGCGCTGTGATCGTTCCCACCGGTGAGCCGACACCGGACCTTGCCGAACTGAGCGCCATGCTGGCCGCCCACGGACTGGCCCGATTCAAAACACCGGAACGGCTGGTGGTCTGGGATGCGCTTCCCAAAAACGACGCGGGCAAAGTGGTCAAACACCACATCCGCACCGTGCTGATCGACGACCGAGATGATCGAGATGGGTGACTGACTATGCGGGTGGCCATTGTGACCGGTGCGAGCAGCGGAATCGGATTCGGTTGCGCCAAAAAGCTGGTCGACGACGGGATAGCGGTGCTGGGCACCGGACGCGATGCCGAGCGGCTCGCCGGGCTGGCGGCCGAGACCGACCCCGACCGGATCGCCACCGTGGCGGTCGATCTCACCGAGGACGACGCCCCGCAGCGGGTGATCGACGCCGCCCTCGACAGGTGGGGCCGGGTGGACTTTTTGATCAACAACGCCGGCGTCGGCAGCCCACAGCCGCTGCACGAAACCGACGACGACACGCTGGACCACTTCCTCGACGTCATGCTGCGTGCACCGTTTCGCCTGGCACGCGACGTCCTGCCGCACCTGCGGGCGGGTTCGGCCATCGTCAACGTCACGTCCACCTTCGCCGTGGTCGGTGGGCTCCGCGGCGGGGCCTACTCGGCGGCCAAAGGTGGGCTCACCGCGCTGAGCACCCACATCGCCTGCCAGTACGGGGCCCAAGGCATCCGATGCAACGCCGTGGCGCCGGGGGTGACGGTGACACCGATGGTGGAGCACCGGCTCGACGACCCGCGGTTCCGCAAGATCAACACCGAGATGACGCCGTATCCACGTCTGGGCCGGGTCGAGGACATCGCCAACACCGTCGCGTTCCTGTGTTCGGATGCCGGCGCCTTCATCAACGGCCAGACCATCGTGGTCGACGGCGGATGGAGTTCCACCAAGTACCTCTCGGACTTCGCGCTGGACGCCGAGTGGGTGCCGCGGTGAACCTGTTCGCACTGCTGGAGCAGGCCGGGGCCCGCTACCGTGACCGCGGCGCGGTGTTTCACGGCCGGCGCCAACTTCTCACCTGGGGCGAATTGATCGACCGAGCACTGCGGCTGGCGACCTCGATCAGGCGCAGCGCCGGCGCGGGCGCGCGGATCGCGATCGCCAGTGAGAACCGCCCCGAGATCGTCGAGTTGCTCTTCGCCACCTGGGCCGCCGACGGTGTCGTCGTTCCGCTCAACTACAAGCTGCATCCCCGCGAGATGGTCGAGATCGTCGAGGACTCGGGGGCATCCCTGGTGTTCGCCTCACCCGAGCTGGCACCTCAGCTGTCGGCGCTCGTGCGGGCGCCGGTCGAAACCCTGGGCAGCACCGCCTATCTGCAGCGCCTGACCGCCCGGCGATCGACGGCACCGGATCCCGATCCGGCTCGGCTCGCATGGTTGTTCTACACCAGCGGCACCACCGGCCGCGCGAAGGGCGCGATGCTGACCCACCGCAACCTGGTGGCGATGGCGATCGCCCACCTGGCCGACCTCGACGACCCGGATGCCGACTGCAGCCTGATCCACAGCGCACCGATGTCGCACGGATCCGGGCTCTACATCCTGCCCTACGTGCTGCGCGGCGCGCGCCAGGTGATCCCGGCCGCCGCCTCGTTCGACCCCGACGAGTTCCTCGACCTCTGCGGGCACCACCCGGGTTCCACCGCCTTTTTGGCGCCGACGATGGTGGGGCGCCTCGTCGCCACCGGGCGCGGGCGCCCGGCGAATCTCCGCACGATCATCTACGGGGGCGGCCCGATGTACCTGCGCCACCTCAAGGCCGCGCTGACGGCGTTCGGACAGGTGTTCGTGCAGCTCTACGGTCAGGGTGAGGCTCCGATGACCATCACCGGCTTGTGCCGGGGCGATCACCGCAGCACCGAGGACGCGGTCCTCGGCTCCGTCGGCCGGGCCCGCTCGGGGGTCGAGGTGGCGGTACTGCGCGACGACGGCACCAAGGCGGCACCCGGCGAGGTGGGCGAGGTCGTCTGCCGCGGCGACGTCGTGATGGTCGGCTACTGGAACGATCCGCAGGCCACCGCGGCCGCACTGCGCGACGGTTGGCTGATCACCGGCGATCGCGGGGCGTTCGACGAGCGCGGCTACCTCACCCTGCGTGACCGATCCAAAGACGTGGTGATCAGCGGCGGCAGCAACATCTACCCGCGCGAGGTCGAGGAGGTCCTGCTGGATCACCCCGCGGTGGCGGAGGCGGCGGTGGTCGGTATCGCCGACGACGAGTGGGGCGAGGTCGTGGTCGCCTTCATCGTGGGCACCGCCTCGCCCGCTGAGCTCGACGCCCACCTGGTGGCCCGCATCGCCCGGTTCAAACGCCCGAAACGCTACGAGTTCGTCGCCGAACTGCCGAAGAACAGCTACGGCAAGGTCCTCAAACGCCGGCTCCGCGCCGGCGTGCGCTGACCACGGCGGGGCTCCGGTCAGTCGACGGTCAGTCGACCTTCGACTTCATCTCGTCGAGGTTGACCAGGATCGGCCAACCGCAGACCGACAGCGCGTTGCCGTGACCGGTCTGGTGGATGTCGAATGCGGACTGGATCGCCGAGTAGAAGCCCTGCACGTCGAGGGTCTGGTTGACGGCCCGTTTGGCCTGCCGCAGGGCGAACGACGGCATCGTGGCGATCGTCTCGGCCAGTGCGCGGGTCTCGGCATCGAGCTCGTCGCGGGCGACCACCCGGTTGACCATCCCGGTCTGCTCGGCTTCGCGGGCGCTGAGCGCACGACCGGTGAACAGCATCTCCTTGGCCTTACGCGCGCCGAGTTCCCAGGTGTGCCCGTGGTATTCAACCCCGCCGATGCCCATCAAGGCCACCGGGTCGGAGAACTGCGCGTCGTCGGCGGCGATGATCAGGTCGCACGGCCAACACAGCATCAGCCCTCCGGAGATGCACCGGCCCTGCACCGCGGCGATCGACGGCTTGGGCACATTGCGCCAGCGCAGCGTGTATTCCAGATAACGCTTGCACTCGTGGTTGTAGATGAACTCCAGGGAGATCTTCTCCGGCACCGGGCCGCCGCCTTTGATGTCGTGGCCGGCGGAGAAGTGTTTGCCGTTGGCCCGCACGATGATCACCGCGACGTCGTCATCCTCGGCGGCACGCGTCCAGGCGGCGTCGAGTTGGTCGAGCAACTCGGTGTTCTGGGCATTGGCGACCTCGGGTCGATTGAGGGTGATGGTCGCGATGCGATCGGCAACGGCGTAGTCGATCAAAGCGGAGTCGGTCAAAGCGGGGTCTCCCTAGGGTGCGGAATCACCGACGAGAATATCATTCTCGTCGGTGAGGAACCAGAGTTTTCGACACACCGCGGTCACACCCGGTCGCCGCGTCCGATGCCGGGGCGCACTTCGGTACAGTGCCCCCATGACCTCCCGGATCAGCCGCCAGCGAGACCGTCGATGAGCGGCCGACGGGGTCGGCGATGAGCAACCCGGACGAGAATCCCGCCTGGAAGCAGCGGGCCGTCGAGCGGTCGGTCAAGACCGCGCGCCTGCGCGCCGCCCAGCGGGTGCAGCGCTTCCTGGACGCCGCCCAGGAGATCATCGTCGAAAAGGGCAGCACCGACTTCACCGTCCAGGAGGTCGTGGAGCGCTCACGCCAATCCCTGCGCAGTTTCTACCTGCAGTTCAACGGCAAGCACGAGCTTCTGCTGGCCCTGTTCGAAGACGCCCTGAGCCAGGCCGCCGACCAGATTCGCGCGGCGACCGAGAACCAGTCGGACCCGGTGGAGCGCCTCAAGGTGGCGGTGCATTTGTTGTTCGAACTGTCCCGGCCGGACCCCGCGGCCACACGACCGCTGTTCACCGATTTCGCACCCCAACTGCTCGTCACGCACCGCGCCGAGGTGGAGGTCGCCCACGAACCGCTGTTGGCGCTGTTCACCGAACTGACCGAGAACGCCGCGCCCGCCGGCCTGCGCAAGGGCGTCAAACCCAAGCGCATCGCCGCACTGACCATGCAGAGCGTCATGTTCATCGCGCAGTCCAGCTCGGTCACCGACACCGCCGAGGGTCACCCGATCACCCCCGACGAGGTCTGGGAGTTCTGCGCCCACGGATTCACGCGCTGAGCCGCCGTGCCGGCGAGGCCCGGCTGTCCCCGGACTCCGCCCAATGATAATCTCATTCTCGTGTTTGAGGGCGCCGTTTCCATGGCCGTGGGCCGCAGTCGGCCCGCACCCGGGCCCGGCCCCGCCACCCCGCCCGTCGGCGTAAGGAGACTTCGAGATGAATGACGTCGCGATCATCGGTGTGGGTCTGCACCCGTTCGGCCGGTTCGACAAATCGGCGATGCAGATGGGCGCCGAGGCGATCCAGCAGGCGCTGACCGACGCGGGCACCGAGTGGAAGGACATCCAGTTCGGTGTCGGCGGCAGCTACGAGATCTCCAACCCGGACGCGGTGACCCGGCTGGTCGGACTGACCGGGATCCCGTTCACCAACGTGTTCAACGCGTGTGCGACAGCGGCGACCGCCACCCAGGTGTGCGCGGACAACATCGCGTCGGGCAAGTACGACATCGGTATCGCCATCGGGATGGACAAACATCCCCGCGGAGCGTTCACCGATGATCCCGCCAAGCTGGCTCTGCCGGCCTGGTATGCGGAGAACGGCCAGTTCGTCACCACGAAGTTCTTCGGCATGAAGGCCAACCGCTACCTCCATCAGCACGGGGTCTCGCCGGCGACCCTGGCCAAGGTCGCCGCCAAGAACTTTCGCAACGGCGCCCTGAACCCCAACGCCTTCCGGCGCAAGCCGATGTCGGAAGACGACATTCTCAACGCGCCCACTTTGAACCATCCCCTCACCCAATACATGTTCTGCGCACCCGATGAGGGGGCCGCGGCGGTCGTGATGTGCCGCGCCGATATCGCCCATCGATTCACCGACAAGCCGGTGTACCTGCGGGCCACCGAGATCCGCACCCGACGCTACGGCGCGTACGAGGTGCACGCGACGTCGGCCCCGCTCGACGAGGACGTCTCGCCGAC
This sequence is a window from Mycolicibacillus parakoreensis. Protein-coding genes within it:
- a CDS encoding SMP-30/gluconolactonase/LRE family protein, whose translation is MTDLAAMSPSPLPGARAEATEPTVAPGWRLQPITRASRLFGANGLRTGPDGRVYIAQVTGSQISAFDVASGALATVSARGGDIVAPDDVAFDGAGRLYATEVMDARVSVLDTAGRSRVLRDDLPCANGITVHHDHLFVGECRDGGRLVHLDRDTGAQRVLAENLPSPNAMEVGPDGLLYFPLMTANEIWRIDPFAAEPTAPQRVAGDLGVPDAVKFDADGYLVSTQAASGQVLRIDPRTGDRTVLAQLSPGLDNCTFVGDRLFVSNFTGAITEILPDGQTRTALPGGLNWPLDLTVDAEGTVYIADGTNFYAVGPRGRLDTVGMLFSPGYPGFLRGVQAVGAGQFITTTSGGQLCRYTPAQARTEVLADGFDQLYGVAVTPDGAVVTEFGTDRVLHVRNGTVDVLASGVHQPVGVAVDGDGSVLVAESGAGRVRRVTGSGVQTVVDGLTRPQGILVADGYLYVVDAGARQLVAVDLHTAARQTIAADLPIGPPPGVTPKPLKGMPPFSGPQGPFAGIARRSDGVLFVSADGDGSVLALQPVAP
- a CDS encoding enoyl-CoA hydratase, whose translation is MTDSALIDYAVADRIATITLNRPEVANAQNTELLDQLDAAWTRAAEDDDVAVIIVRANGKHFSAGHDIKGGGPVPEKISLEFIYNHECKRYLEYTLRWRNVPKPSIAAVQGRCISGGLMLCWPCDLIIAADDAQFSDPVALMGIGGVEYHGHTWELGARKAKEMLFTGRALSAREAEQTGMVNRVVARDELDAETRALAETIATMPSFALRQAKRAVNQTLDVQGFYSAIQSAFDIHQTGHGNALSVCGWPILVNLDEMKSKVD
- a CDS encoding AMP-binding protein, whose translation is MIARGNQALAADARSRGLWVTTTLADELRVAAHQTPQRPLLIDGDVRLTCRQVHARASALAAVMADRLPTGSVVSFMLPNWHEAAVVYLAATMAGMVINPILPSLREAELRFILADAQSRMVFIPETFRGHDYAQMFARVATGLDAPPEVVVVRGDAPIHTDYHTLVETAPVGAPPPHPPLDPDAVHLVLYTSGTTGRAKGVLHSHNSIHALIRQLGTHWRIVPGDRFLVPSPIAHIGGSIYAFECPLLLGTTAVLMDRWEPDDAVRRMLTERCTHVAGATPFLAHLLAAARRAGTRLPDLKVFICGGAAVPATLIREAAGYFPTARITRVYGSSEVPVTTVGALGAGEQSYAADTDGRAGIADIKLVDHHAAPPGGGEITVRGPQMLLGYLHPEDEDGCFDADGYFATGDLGRWVDDDYLLVTGRAKDVIIRHGENIAAKEVEDILVAHPGIAEIAVVGLPDERTGERACAVIVPTGEPTPDLAELSAMLAAHGLARFKTPERLVVWDALPKNDAGKVVKHHIRTVLIDDRDDRDG
- a CDS encoding GntR family transcriptional regulator; amino-acid sequence: MTDHRYLRVARTLRKQIADGVYPVGARLPTEHELCEQFEVSRYTVREALRRLREDNLVASRPRAGTVVIPRAATNSYAQSAVSINDLLAFAAGARFQIDTNALVTLDDETAERTGLPAGSDWLAVRGHRQADDQAAPVCRTEYYINRTFAAVGRLLQRHSGPIFPLIEDMFGVAVTEVNQQISAVLVDAELARTLKVDPGTAALQMQRSYTTSEGAIAQVTVNTHPGTGYRHSMTLHRVSGCSDP
- a CDS encoding thiolase family protein, translated to MNDVAIIGVGLHPFGRFDKSAMQMGAEAIQQALTDAGTEWKDIQFGVGGSYEISNPDAVTRLVGLTGIPFTNVFNACATAATATQVCADNIASGKYDIGIAIGMDKHPRGAFTDDPAKLALPAWYAENGQFVTTKFFGMKANRYLHQHGVSPATLAKVAAKNFRNGALNPNAFRRKPMSEDDILNAPTLNHPLTQYMFCAPDEGAAAVVMCRADIAHRFTDKPVYLRATEIRTRRYGAYEVHATSAPLDEDVSPTVYAARAAFERAGLGPQDVDVVQLQDTDAGAEVIHMAECGFCADGDQEKLLADGATEITGALPVNTDGGLIANGEPIGASGLRQLHELVLQLRGQAGDRQVPGNPTVGFAQVYGAPGTASATLVTT
- a CDS encoding SDR family NAD(P)-dependent oxidoreductase, with the protein product MRVAIVTGASSGIGFGCAKKLVDDGIAVLGTGRDAERLAGLAAETDPDRIATVAVDLTEDDAPQRVIDAALDRWGRVDFLINNAGVGSPQPLHETDDDTLDHFLDVMLRAPFRLARDVLPHLRAGSAIVNVTSTFAVVGGLRGGAYSAAKGGLTALSTHIACQYGAQGIRCNAVAPGVTVTPMVEHRLDDPRFRKINTEMTPYPRLGRVEDIANTVAFLCSDAGAFINGQTIVVDGGWSSTKYLSDFALDAEWVPR
- a CDS encoding TetR/AcrR family transcriptional regulator, translated to MSNPDENPAWKQRAVERSVKTARLRAAQRVQRFLDAAQEIIVEKGSTDFTVQEVVERSRQSLRSFYLQFNGKHELLLALFEDALSQAADQIRAATENQSDPVERLKVAVHLLFELSRPDPAATRPLFTDFAPQLLVTHRAEVEVAHEPLLALFTELTENAAPAGLRKGVKPKRIAALTMQSVMFIAQSSSVTDTAEGHPITPDEVWEFCAHGFTR
- a CDS encoding AMP-binding protein, coding for MNLFALLEQAGARYRDRGAVFHGRRQLLTWGELIDRALRLATSIRRSAGAGARIAIASENRPEIVELLFATWAADGVVVPLNYKLHPREMVEIVEDSGASLVFASPELAPQLSALVRAPVETLGSTAYLQRLTARRSTAPDPDPARLAWLFYTSGTTGRAKGAMLTHRNLVAMAIAHLADLDDPDADCSLIHSAPMSHGSGLYILPYVLRGARQVIPAAASFDPDEFLDLCGHHPGSTAFLAPTMVGRLVATGRGRPANLRTIIYGGGPMYLRHLKAALTAFGQVFVQLYGQGEAPMTITGLCRGDHRSTEDAVLGSVGRARSGVEVAVLRDDGTKAAPGEVGEVVCRGDVVMVGYWNDPQATAAALRDGWLITGDRGAFDERGYLTLRDRSKDVVISGGSNIYPREVEEVLLDHPAVAEAAVVGIADDEWGEVVVAFIVGTASPAELDAHLVARIARFKRPKRYEFVAELPKNSYGKVLKRRLRAGVR